In Tachysurus fulvidraco isolate hzauxx_2018 chromosome 1, HZAU_PFXX_2.0, whole genome shotgun sequence, a single window of DNA contains:
- the LOC113651855 gene encoding leucine-rich repeat-containing protein 3B, whose protein sequence is MSVLPLLLSFALTSQSVSSNSTFTCPTRCKCHLELKFASCGGANLTDLPSVIPPFTEHLNLSFNHLLFIRNQAFQDIRHLHTLLLNDNRISNLTDGAFEPLEFLVRLDLSRNRISVLSKGFSLGLMSLRELSLVQNQISSINEHCFSHLDSIQKLDLRHNSISHIHVRAFISLSTLRRVFLDHNKISNLENRVFSMTRNLEELGLSGNNIRHLKVGILSPLTSLALLNLTYNNLTNVDFKAFLSLDARSTHIHLCGNPWTCDCDLQRVFRKIHSVHRLQLDDYNNLSCYLPEELRDYLLSDVDNELCFAETVTVLIITVTVIITVVAALIMAEKKRKKLNKGKHWTEVGEISSESQN, encoded by the coding sequence aTGTCTGTGTTGCCGTTGTTGCTGTCGTTTGCTTTGACATCACAGTCCGTGTCCTCTAACAGCACCTTTACCTGCCCCACACGCTGCAAATGTCACCTGGAGCTCAAGTTCGCCTCTTGCGGTGGGGCCAATCTCACTGATCTTCCCTCTGTCATCCCTCCTTTCACGGAGCACCTCAATCTGTCGTTCAATCACTTGTTGTTCATCAGGAACCAGGCTTTTCAGGACATCCGACATTTACACACGCTGCTCCTGAATGACAACAGGATCAGTAACCTGACCGACGGTGCATTTGAGCCTCTCGAGTTCCTCGTGAGACTCGATCTGAGCCGTAATCGCATTTCCGTGCTCTCTAAAGGCTTCTCATTGGGTTTGATGTCTCTGCGTGAGCTCTCTTTGGTGCAGAACCAGATCTCGAGCATAAACGAACACTGCTTTTCACATCTGGACTCCATACAGAAGCTTGACCTTCGCCACAACTCCATCAGCCACATCCACGTCAGAGCCTTCATCTCTCTCAGCACTTTACGACGTGTGTTCTTGGATCACAATAAGATCAGCAATCTTGAAAACCGTGTTTTTTCCATGACAAGGAACCTGGAGGAGCTTGGGCTTAGCGGAAACAACATTCGCCACCTCAAAGTCGGCATCCTTTCTCCGCTAACTAGCCTAGCCTTGCTAAATCTAACCTATAATAATCTAACAAACGTGGACTTTAAGGCGTTCCTCAGCCTGGACGCACGCAGCACACATATTCACCTCTGTGGGAACCCTTGGACCTGTGATTGCGATTTGCAGCGAGTTTTCCGGAAAATTCACAGTGTCCACAGGCTGCAGCTGGACGACTACAACAACCTGAGCTGCTATCTGCCAGAGGAGTTGCGGGATTACCTGCTGAGTGATGTCGACAACGAGTTGTGCTTCGCTGAAACAGTCACCGTGCTCATCATCACTGTCACCGTGATTATCACTGTAGTGGCCGCACTCATCATGGCTGAGAAAAAACggaagaaattaaataaagggAAGCATTGGACCGAGGTTGGCGAGATCTCGTCCGAATCGCAGAACTGA
- the ahr1b gene encoding aryl hydrocarbon receptor 1b, with protein MYAGRKRRKSAQKAVKQPPADGVKSNPSKRHRDRLNSELDRLARLLPFPDDVTSSLDKLSILRLSVSFLCTKNFFSVTLKNHTSKRLPPSSSNRDTSKGTGLVDRRVPEGELLLQALNGFVLVVTSEGIIFYASHTIQDYLGFHQTDVLHQCVFELVHTEDQQSFRRNLHWALNPPNAEQQAENTQGSVSSSVTYKPDQLPPENSSFLERSLICRFRCLFDNSSGFLALNLQGRLKFLHGQNRRLDDGSQAPPQLALFAVATPLQSPSILEIRTKNMIFRTKHKLDFTPMACDAKGKIVLGYTEAELRVRGTGYQFIHAADMLYCAENHVRMIKTGESGLTVFRLLTKENRWKWVQANARLVYKNGRPDYIIATQRPLGEEEGGEHLRKRSMHLPFTFATGEALLYQTSFPIPGFSDNMAAKGKSGKAKKTKVDKGSKDDPDPSSLLGAMMRQDESVYVCQPASESKVPYRSSLFTKQDERSTFPTSVESENWNSESKRVPKSEMATSFDPLLVTLDSLSLEHEENCSNSELFNALENLGLNAEDLELLLLDERMIQVDMEPEYVPSLNDLLTNNEILSYVHDSLENSTSNMNSLVPLITPEPVDPIEGSSNPYNPPSMSEFSPSTVSSPYLPFHHPKQSPVLLLSQQMQQHLSTRSPQQKCHGWIPETQIGEVTFPHRSSVLVNAVADVQVGHWIPEQTLEEVSQERVKFPGPTKHQQQQQQPWCQSHKQSHFLYKHEHKNGAGFQNGIFPNPQWQEPDYVHQSLVTTGTHVDYNTATVSEVEFSSRSLWEFQSGMPTLSSSSSSSSSSSSYQQLYTQQAPTNYSHTNQNSSPDVYKMFDSTQSHESTHRKMDNSFVLSPTMPCPLPNDNSVNPSDKPHPQLPAPPANGFYL; from the exons ATGTACGCAGGACGGAAAAGAAGAAAATCCGCACAGAAAGc ggtaaAGCAGCCTCCAGCAGACGGAGTGAAGTCAAACCCGTCTAAACGTCATCGTGATCGTCTGAATTCAGAGCTGGATCGTCTCGCACGCTTATTACCGTTTCCTGATGATGTCACTTCGAGTCTAGACAAACTGTCCATACTCCGTCTGAGTGTCAGCTTCCTGTGCACGAAAAACTTCTtctctg TTACCCTAAAGAATCACACCAGTAAAAGGTTGCCACCCAGCAGCTCTAACCGGGACACCAGTAAAGGGACAGGATTGGTGGACAGACGTGTACCAGAGGGGGAGCTTCTCCTGCAg gctcttaatggttttgTGCTAGTGGTCACTTCAGAAGGGATCATATTCTACGCCTCACACACTATTCAGGATTACCTTGGATTCCACCAg ACGGATGTGctacatcagtgtgtgtttgagttggTCCATACGGAGGATCAGCAGTCTTTTAGGCGTAATCTGCACTGGGCTCTGAACCCTCCTAATGCAGAGCAAcaagcagagaacacacagg GTTCTGTCTCAAGTTCAGTTACTTATAAACCAGACCAACTGCCTCCAGAGAACTCGTCCTTCCTGGAGAGGAGCCTCATCTGTCGCTTCCGCTGTCTGTTCGACAACTCGTCCGGCTTCCtg GCACTGAATCTCCAAGGGCGTCTGAAGTTCCTCCACGGACAGAACAGACGACTGGATGACGGAAGTCAAGCCCCACCCCAATTGGCCCTGTTTGCTGTGGCTACGCCCCTTCAGTCCCCGTCCATCTTGGAGATCCGCACCAAGAACATGATCTTCAGAACCAAACATAAGCTGGACTTCACTCCTATGGCCTGCGATGCCAA GGGTAAAATAGTTCTGGGTTACACCGAGGCAGAGTTACGTGTTCGCGGTACAGGCTACCAGTTCATCCACGCAGCCGACATGCTGTACTGTGCAGAGAACCACGTCCGCA TGATTAAGACCGGGGAAAGCGGCCTGACTGTGTTTCGACTGCTCACCAAGGAAAACCGTTGGAAATGGGTTCAGGCCAACGCCAGGCTCGTTTATAAAAACGGCAGACCCGATTACATCATCGCCACTCAAAGGCCGCTTGG GGAAGAAGAAGGAGGTGAGCATCTAAGGAAACGTTCCATGCACCTCCCCTTCACATTTGCAACTGGTGAAGCTTTATTGTATCAGACCAGCTTCCCCATCCCCGGCTTCTCTGATAACATGGCTGCCAAAGGCAAGAGTGGGAAAGCCAAGAAAACCAAAGTAGACAAAGGGTCGAAGGACGATCCGGACCCTAGCTCCCTGCTCGGTGCGATGATGAGGCAGGATGAGTCGGTTTACGTATGCCAACCTGCCTCAGAGTCGAAGGTACCGTATCGCAGCAGCCTATTTACCAAACAGGATGAGCGAAGCACTTTTCCTACATCTGTGGAAAGTGAGAACTGGAATTCTGAATCAAAAAGAGTTCCCAAGTCTGAAATGGCGACTAGTTTTGACCCCCTGCTGGTTACTCTTGATTCTCTGTCACTAGAACACGAGGAAAACTGCTCCAACAGTGAGTTGTTTAACGCGCTGGAAAATCTGGGCTTGAATGCCGAGGATCTGGAGCTTCTGCTCCTAGATGAGAGGATGATCCAGGTGGACATGGAGCCAGAATATGTACCTTCCCTCAACGATCTCCTTACTAACAACGAGATACTGTCCTATGTCCATGATTCACTAGAAAATAGTACAAGCAACATGAACAGCCTTGTTCCACTTATCACCCCAGAGCCTGTGGACCCTATCGAGGGCTCCTCAAATCCATACAACCCACCTTCCATGTCTGAATTCTCTCCTAGCACTGTTTCAAGTCCATATTTACCCTTCCATCACCCCAAACAGTCCCCCGTTCTACTTTTGTCACAgcagatgcagcagcacttGAGCACTCGGTCCCCGCAACAAAAATGTCACGGCTGGATCCCCGAGACGCAGATCGGCGAGGTCACGTTCCCTCACCGCAGTTCAGTACTCGTTAATGCAGTAGCTGATGTTCAGGTTGGTCACTGGATCCCTGAACAAACTCTGGAAGAAGTCTCACAGGAAAGAGTAAAGTTTCCAGGACCAACtaaacatcagcagcagcagcagcagccttGGTGCCAAAGCCATAAGCAGTCCCATTTTCTCTATAAACACGAACATAAAAATGGTGCTGGCTTTCAAAACGGGATCTTCCCAAATCCCCAGTGGCAAGAACCCGACTACGTACACCAGTCACTGGTGACCACTGGTACCCATGTGGATTACAATACTGCCACCGTGTCTGAGGTGGAGTTCAGCAGTAGATCACTCTGGGAATTTCAAAGTGGCATGCCAACTttgtcatcatcgtcatcatcatcatcatcatcatcatcttatcAGCAGCTTTACACACAACAAGCACCCACAAATTATTCccacaccaatcagaactccTCGCCGgatgtttataaaatgtttgattCGACACAATCCCATGAATCCACCCACAGAAAG ATGGACAACAGCTTCGTCCTGAGCCCCACCATGCCCTGCCCACTTCCTAATGACAACAGTGTGAATCCCAGTGACAAGCCACACCCACAACTCCCAGCTCCTCCAGCCAATGGCTTCTACCTTTGA